A genomic region of Alicyclobacillus sp. SO9 contains the following coding sequences:
- a CDS encoding S41 family peptidase, translating to MNRNRLKPAVIGTLFALLLGGIVFGIGQHSALGGEKVDAQSLTPKGTPTAAEKRAVFSRVWSLFNENYPDFQEKVINWKQEKIAYEPKAMAAQTWPDFFQVVQNMISTLHDSHSGLMGAPLPQRYWPFLFTQVFANQVVVMAAPGNSAVHPGMIVLGMNGKPLTDVLQSSYSDWFRPLGPQVQTLFETPKDVPEKITFQNPQTHVVQTVSMPVFSAQKLSQLWSGFSSQHPKYTYDPAFQLLFFEMKTFSAKVRSLTSSSQVVFRQFGKGILYIHIPLMTDTLEAQLKSHMNEILKAKGLILDLRDNPGGRSEPGVWFTDHLYTHSEVPLLSRTYHHGSFSVWDHAVLLPLKPHISAPTAVLINSSDASSAEMFVAQLGDAPNVKTFGSRTMGADGNPRLYPVMKGVQVRISGWQETVTATGQPIEQVGIAPDETISWSMPQVKKYIDSLEGNADPLTLDPVVQAGKNWILSRQPRTASLNG from the coding sequence GTGAACAGAAATCGGTTGAAACCCGCGGTAATAGGGACACTCTTTGCGCTTCTGCTAGGCGGTATTGTATTCGGCATCGGTCAGCATAGTGCTTTGGGCGGCGAGAAAGTGGATGCTCAATCGCTGACACCGAAAGGTACACCAACAGCTGCAGAAAAGAGAGCTGTCTTCAGCCGCGTCTGGTCGCTTTTCAATGAAAACTACCCGGATTTTCAGGAGAAAGTGATTAATTGGAAGCAAGAAAAAATTGCTTACGAACCAAAAGCCATGGCTGCACAGACGTGGCCCGACTTTTTTCAAGTTGTTCAAAACATGATTTCGACACTTCATGACTCGCATAGCGGATTGATGGGTGCACCGTTGCCGCAACGCTACTGGCCATTTCTGTTTACGCAGGTATTTGCAAATCAAGTGGTGGTCATGGCGGCCCCTGGTAACAGCGCCGTGCACCCGGGAATGATTGTGCTGGGTATGAACGGGAAGCCGTTGACAGACGTATTACAATCCTCCTATTCAGACTGGTTTCGACCCCTTGGTCCGCAAGTACAGACTCTATTCGAGACACCGAAGGATGTGCCAGAAAAGATTACATTTCAAAATCCCCAAACTCACGTCGTACAAACGGTAAGCATGCCAGTTTTCTCGGCGCAAAAATTGAGTCAGCTTTGGTCTGGTTTCAGTTCTCAACACCCAAAATACACCTACGATCCAGCCTTCCAATTGTTGTTCTTCGAGATGAAAACCTTTTCTGCTAAGGTCCGCTCGTTGACATCATCAAGTCAAGTTGTGTTTCGTCAGTTTGGGAAAGGGATTTTGTATATTCACATTCCGCTTATGACGGACACCTTGGAAGCACAGTTAAAATCCCACATGAATGAGATTTTAAAAGCGAAGGGACTCATCCTTGACTTACGGGATAATCCTGGCGGAAGGAGTGAACCAGGAGTATGGTTCACGGATCACTTGTACACGCACTCAGAGGTGCCGTTGCTTAGCAGAACGTATCACCACGGTTCATTCTCCGTATGGGATCACGCGGTCTTATTGCCGCTGAAGCCGCATATTTCAGCACCGACTGCAGTGCTCATCAACAGCAGCGACGCGTCTTCCGCAGAGATGTTTGTTGCCCAACTAGGAGATGCGCCTAATGTGAAGACTTTTGGCAGTCGAACCATGGGAGCGGATGGGAACCCCAGGCTATATCCGGTTATGAAGGGCGTTCAAGTGAGGATCTCCGGTTGGCAGGAAACAGTGACGGCTACGGGACAACCCATCGAACAAGTCGGAATAGCTCCCGATGAAACCATCTCATGGTCTATGCCACAAGTAAAGAAGTACATAGATTCCCTTGAAGGAAATGCGGATCCTCTCACGCTCGATCCCGTTGTTCAAGCAGGCAAAAACTGGATTCTATCAAGACAACCACGAACAGCGAGTTTGAATGGTTGA
- a CDS encoding response regulator transcription factor — protein MSNTLLLIEDDIQIVEMVQNYLLKEGYTIVTALDGLDGINQFQRQQFDVVVVDVMMPKLDGIEVIKRIRETSSVPIIIMSAKDSDMDKVTGLGFGADDYIVKPFSLIEISARIKAAIRRATTYSSDSTSIASDGLSTSGSLLKFDRLSIDLTNFTAWKDGADLKLTAKEFEILRLFAEHPNRVFTKAQLYGLVWKEDYYNDENVINVHIRRLREKIEDQPSTPRYIKTLWGIGYRWEG, from the coding sequence ATGTCGAACACACTATTACTTATAGAGGACGATATCCAGATTGTCGAGATGGTGCAGAACTACTTGCTGAAAGAAGGATATACTATCGTCACCGCATTGGACGGTTTGGATGGAATCAATCAGTTTCAACGTCAACAGTTTGACGTGGTAGTTGTCGATGTGATGATGCCGAAGTTGGACGGCATCGAGGTAATTAAGCGAATCCGAGAAACAAGTTCCGTGCCCATCATTATTATGTCGGCGAAGGATAGTGACATGGACAAGGTGACGGGACTAGGATTTGGTGCCGATGACTATATTGTGAAACCTTTCTCACTCATCGAAATATCGGCCCGAATAAAAGCTGCCATTCGCCGCGCCACGACGTACTCCAGTGACAGCACCTCCATAGCTTCAGATGGGCTGTCAACTTCGGGCAGTCTCTTGAAGTTCGATAGATTGAGCATTGACCTGACTAATTTTACGGCATGGAAAGATGGCGCAGACCTAAAGCTTACGGCAAAAGAATTCGAGATTTTGCGTCTTTTTGCCGAGCACCCCAACCGTGTTTTTACAAAGGCACAGCTTTATGGGCTGGTGTGGAAAGAGGACTATTATAACGACGAGAACGTTATTAATGTACATATTCGTCGTTTGCGGGAAAAAATTGAAGACCAACCATCTACTCCTCGCTACATCAAAACTCTGTGGGGAATTGGATATCGTTGGGAAGGATAA
- a CDS encoding PadR family transcriptional regulator, which yields MLKGVLEGCVLEIISRKETYGYEITRRLNALGFTDVVDGTVYTILVRLEKNKLVEVTKKPSDVGPPRKFFVLNDAGRRQLQEFWTKWEFVSSKIDELKEKKQ from the coding sequence ATGCTCAAAGGTGTACTTGAAGGTTGCGTGCTTGAAATTATCAGCCGCAAAGAAACCTACGGCTACGAAATCACACGGCGGCTGAATGCCCTCGGTTTCACTGATGTTGTGGATGGAACGGTGTACACCATTCTGGTCCGGTTGGAAAAGAACAAACTCGTGGAGGTCACCAAAAAGCCCTCCGACGTGGGGCCGCCAAGAAAGTTTTTCGTGCTGAACGATGCCGGACGCCGGCAACTGCAGGAATTCTGGACAAAGTGGGAGTTTGTATCCTCCAAAATTGACGAGTTGAAGGAGAAGAAACAATGA
- a CDS encoding ROK family protein, whose product MIEQFVGQLSPKVKKLKLIYGLIRKYGPVSRTDLMHLSGYKLNTSNRIIEDLEESELIAPLGLAESTGGRKPKLYAINRNARYVIGVHLSKQCLSTALLNIHLDIIHTIETELTGKEPSDTIANMIESQLDNLFLRFPIKDKMLGIGIGTLQPIDSSRNSTFGFDYAAIAKHLEHNVKTPVQVDGGTKLIALGEYRTEYCKNKENLIYTLVGDDLRAAVIQDGQLAKDNHIKEDAFGHICINENGPECNCGARGCLESYVGLDIIRHNLMQKLGPSQQMDLFHTDHYHPDNQAVRKQILAGLEKGDAVYEDVIKEAASYFGLGLANMILVHQPSVIIIGGWLGKTPIFYNKAKEVAQRKIQQHTKNEIIFATPKSQFDEIARGAACKIVDYYTT is encoded by the coding sequence ATGATTGAGCAATTTGTGGGTCAGTTATCTCCAAAGGTGAAAAAACTCAAATTGATCTATGGCCTCATCCGGAAATACGGACCCGTTAGTCGCACAGACCTGATGCATTTAAGCGGCTACAAGTTAAACACATCTAATCGAATTATTGAGGACCTAGAGGAAAGCGAGTTGATTGCGCCTTTAGGGCTGGCGGAATCTACGGGCGGCAGAAAACCTAAACTCTATGCGATTAATAGAAATGCCAGATACGTAATTGGAGTTCATCTTTCAAAGCAATGTCTTAGTACTGCCTTGCTGAACATTCATCTCGATATCATTCATACAATTGAAACAGAACTTACTGGCAAAGAACCGTCGGATACAATCGCAAATATGATTGAATCGCAATTAGACAATCTTTTCTTGCGATTCCCCATAAAAGATAAAATGCTGGGCATTGGTATTGGTACCCTGCAACCCATTGATAGTAGTAGAAATTCAACCTTTGGATTTGACTATGCAGCTATCGCAAAGCATCTCGAACACAACGTCAAAACGCCAGTTCAAGTGGACGGCGGAACCAAACTGATTGCTTTGGGGGAATACAGAACCGAATACTGTAAAAACAAAGAAAATCTCATCTATACACTCGTCGGCGATGACCTGCGTGCTGCAGTGATTCAAGACGGCCAGTTGGCCAAAGACAATCACATTAAAGAAGACGCATTCGGCCATATCTGTATCAATGAGAACGGCCCAGAATGTAATTGTGGTGCCAGAGGATGTCTTGAAAGCTATGTCGGTTTAGACATCATACGGCATAATCTCATGCAGAAACTGGGGCCCAGTCAGCAAATGGACCTTTTTCATACTGACCATTACCATCCTGACAACCAGGCGGTTAGGAAACAGATTCTTGCTGGATTAGAGAAAGGAGATGCCGTATACGAGGACGTGATTAAAGAGGCCGCTTCCTACTTTGGCCTCGGACTTGCAAACATGATTTTGGTTCATCAACCTAGCGTAATCATTATCGGAGGGTGGTTAGGGAAGACCCCGATCTTCTACAACAAAGCGAAGGAAGTGGCACAAAGAAAAATACAACAGCATACAAAAAACGAAATTATCTTTGCCACGCCAAAGTCACAATTTGACGAGATTGCGCGTGGAGCTGCCTGCAAAATTGTTGACTACTATACCACTTGA
- a CDS encoding S-layer family protein yields MKRIFSRLFKALAAGVLLLMLVPPGMALAATTTAKYANVLVSDAGQTGNSITNSNTSTSIAVGPNGYIYVVYHGSNGIRVARSTNDGQSFDSSVKILGTDYEPSIAVSSTGTIYVSWADANGNIWIAKSTDNASTFSSPVEVGSEAADEFAVTGPRVHMAADGTHVYLIGPAGETIYVSSDNGDTFSAVHLSSTAYVFSDVHVDPVNHDVIVNEDNPSIRYYVSTNYGESFGSAVAPTGDTVNYSVGSVSASSSGHNLFIAGVGSTGYKIDPIAQTNATVTLPNDSTNQGRSIQADGYGNVVTGYSDGAHVYFAVSHDFGSSFGSPVLVTAGTSAKAAINLTNGDVMFLYTDSQGHVYLNTYANQLVGYNLNVSLSSLSFNGFSGSSSSPQTITVTNKGTSPMTITGVTTTGPFSATNTISNPIPVGGTGQISVTFHPTTTGTQTGQLSIGIQGATNPRVIQLSGTAAPPAALSVTSTSLPQATAGASYSGKLSSNGGTSPITWSVTKGALPTGLSLSSDGALSGTPKNSGSSTFTVQAKDSKGTTVSQQLTLTVNPSPSITTSTLSGATVGSKYNEALSMTGGTGNDTWSIAKGSLPSGLSLSGAGVISGTPATASTQQFTVQVKDQNGAVATKQVSLTVNPVPSISATNLPGATLGTKYTQSISISGGTGPYTWSLANGNLPSGLSLAADGQITGTPTTTGTTQFEVKVKDGNGSVTTKQVSLAVNADPKVATQSLKGATVGAKYQTPLSVTGGTGPLTWSITKGSLPTGMSLVGSTIQGTPSGAGTAQFTLQVQDANGVVSTQALSLTVNGAPSISTTTLPDGTVGANYQTTLTEANGTGSFTWTLAKGTLPNGLSLSQGGELTGKPSTSGSSTFTVQVTDSNGVTSTKQLTLKINPVPSITTSSLPVDTAGIQYQQALTLTGGTSPDTWTVAKGSLPTGLSLSKSGMITGTPTSSSNGQFTVQVTDANGASATKTLSLAVNGKPSISTSVLSDATQGTTYQKQLNITGGTGPFTWSLPSGSLPSGMTLSNNGALSGVPTATGSYKFTVQVKDSTGAVATQQLSLTVDATPAITMSTLPGATVGAPYKQTLSMSGGLQPLVWKLVQGSLPQGLTLSQNGTLSGTPASVGVSQFTIVVTDANGATGTHEFKFTTHAVPSISIKNVPGATMGGTYHGVLPVNNGTGPFTWILSHGQLPSGLTLHHDGTITGSPVNIGLSQFLIQVTDANGVQANKQVSMQVNPTLLITTKTLPMVLQGKTYQESIQTTGGTDPIHFTVASGSLPGGLTLNPDGSITGTAASTGMSQFTITATDANGVTAAQAYTLYVIPAAPTETLKKIDGQNIVGSQGTTLKAVQGQSTAVLQVPNGAYTMPIQMNLTTGSVPSNLLGSSSNFVAAFGVNFNRNYVPKKPVVLTIYNPNITTNSTIYKISNGKLVPVHAVLSPGKAVISFTSDPDFVVANQTTPNAVTAHTVVPKATSPVTGKPFLWNYIFGSALLAAGGGMLVIYRKKKKY; encoded by the coding sequence GTGAAAAGAATATTTAGCCGATTGTTTAAGGCTTTGGCTGCTGGGGTACTGCTTCTAATGCTGGTACCGCCAGGCATGGCTTTAGCAGCTACAACGACTGCAAAATATGCAAATGTATTGGTTAGTGATGCTGGGCAAACTGGAAACTCTATTACAAATAGTAATACTTCAACAAGTATCGCTGTAGGTCCAAATGGGTACATATATGTTGTGTACCATGGATCCAATGGAATTCGAGTAGCTCGCAGTACAAATGATGGACAGAGTTTCGATTCGAGTGTCAAGATTCTGGGTACAGACTACGAGCCTTCGATTGCTGTTTCATCCACAGGTACTATTTATGTGAGCTGGGCAGATGCAAACGGGAATATTTGGATTGCTAAGAGTACCGATAACGCGAGTACCTTCTCTTCACCTGTTGAAGTCGGCTCAGAGGCTGCCGATGAATTTGCAGTCACAGGACCACGAGTTCATATGGCTGCTGACGGGACTCATGTGTACTTAATTGGTCCAGCAGGTGAAACAATTTACGTAAGTAGTGACAATGGAGACACTTTTAGCGCAGTCCATCTGTCTTCAACGGCGTACGTATTTTCAGATGTGCACGTCGATCCCGTAAATCACGATGTCATTGTCAATGAAGATAATCCATCCATTCGTTATTATGTCAGTACGAATTACGGAGAGTCTTTTGGCTCTGCTGTGGCTCCCACTGGAGATACCGTCAATTACTCCGTGGGAAGTGTATCTGCTAGTTCGAGCGGACACAACTTGTTTATCGCCGGGGTTGGGTCGACTGGATACAAAATCGACCCGATTGCTCAAACGAATGCTACAGTCACGCTACCCAACGATTCTACAAATCAAGGCCGCTCAATTCAAGCAGACGGCTACGGGAATGTGGTCACCGGTTATTCCGATGGCGCCCATGTATACTTCGCCGTAAGTCACGATTTTGGCAGTTCTTTCGGTTCACCGGTTCTGGTGACCGCAGGCACATCCGCCAAGGCTGCGATTAACTTGACCAACGGCGATGTCATGTTCCTCTATACAGACTCACAGGGTCATGTGTATCTGAATACCTATGCGAACCAATTGGTTGGGTACAACTTGAACGTCTCTCTAAGCAGCCTTTCATTTAACGGCTTCTCAGGTTCATCGAGTTCTCCTCAGACGATTACGGTGACCAACAAGGGCACTAGTCCGATGACCATTACAGGAGTGACTACAACCGGTCCTTTCAGTGCAACGAATACTATTTCAAACCCTATTCCCGTTGGCGGCACAGGACAAATTAGCGTGACCTTTCACCCAACAACAACGGGAACACAGACCGGACAACTCAGCATTGGTATTCAAGGAGCCACGAATCCACGTGTGATTCAACTGTCCGGAACTGCTGCGCCTCCTGCAGCTTTGTCTGTTACCAGTACCAGCTTGCCACAAGCGACAGCAGGCGCATCTTACTCGGGCAAACTGAGTTCTAATGGTGGGACTTCCCCAATCACTTGGAGCGTAACAAAAGGTGCGTTGCCTACGGGACTGTCACTGTCTTCCGATGGTGCGCTCAGTGGAACACCGAAAAATTCAGGTTCCAGTACATTTACCGTACAAGCTAAAGACTCCAAAGGAACAACGGTTTCGCAGCAACTCACATTGACGGTCAATCCTTCACCGAGTATTACCACCTCGACACTTTCTGGCGCTACCGTGGGCAGTAAGTACAATGAGGCACTTTCCATGACAGGCGGAACGGGGAACGATACCTGGTCGATAGCAAAGGGTTCGCTTCCATCCGGGCTGTCTCTGTCGGGTGCCGGTGTCATATCAGGGACTCCTGCGACTGCGTCCACTCAACAATTTACGGTTCAAGTGAAAGACCAAAACGGGGCTGTGGCCACGAAGCAAGTTTCCTTGACCGTTAACCCGGTTCCGAGCATTTCTGCGACGAATCTTCCTGGTGCAACGCTAGGCACTAAATATACACAGTCTATTTCAATTTCCGGGGGAACGGGGCCTTACACATGGAGTCTCGCCAACGGGAATTTGCCGAGCGGACTGTCTCTTGCGGCTGACGGCCAAATTACAGGTACACCTACCACAACCGGGACAACGCAATTCGAGGTAAAAGTGAAGGACGGCAATGGATCGGTGACAACCAAGCAGGTATCTCTTGCTGTCAATGCCGACCCAAAGGTTGCGACCCAAAGTCTGAAAGGCGCAACAGTAGGGGCAAAGTATCAAACACCCTTGTCCGTTACAGGTGGTACGGGTCCACTTACTTGGAGCATCACGAAGGGAAGTCTTCCGACTGGAATGAGTTTGGTGGGTTCAACCATTCAGGGAACACCGAGTGGGGCGGGTACAGCCCAGTTTACTTTACAAGTACAAGATGCAAACGGTGTTGTATCTACCCAAGCTCTGTCCTTGACTGTAAATGGTGCTCCCAGTATTTCAACAACGACCTTGCCTGATGGAACTGTGGGTGCGAATTATCAGACAACACTGACAGAAGCTAACGGTACTGGCTCATTCACCTGGACACTCGCAAAGGGCACCCTGCCAAACGGGCTAAGCCTCTCTCAAGGCGGGGAACTTACTGGAAAGCCATCGACTTCAGGAAGCAGTACCTTTACTGTGCAAGTCACGGACAGCAACGGCGTAACATCAACGAAGCAGCTCACACTGAAGATCAACCCTGTTCCATCCATCACCACTTCTTCTCTCCCAGTTGATACAGCGGGGATTCAATACCAACAGGCCTTAACTCTGACCGGAGGAACCAGTCCTGACACTTGGACCGTCGCTAAAGGAAGTCTACCGACTGGACTTAGCTTGTCTAAGAGCGGGATGATTACCGGTACCCCGACAAGTTCGTCGAATGGTCAGTTTACGGTACAAGTCACGGATGCCAACGGAGCTTCAGCGACAAAGACCCTCTCATTAGCCGTTAATGGGAAGCCGAGCATCTCAACCTCCGTGTTATCTGATGCTACACAAGGAACGACTTATCAGAAACAACTGAACATCACTGGCGGTACGGGTCCCTTTACTTGGTCGCTGCCATCCGGAAGCCTGCCAAGTGGTATGACGCTGAGCAACAACGGAGCGTTAAGCGGTGTGCCGACTGCAACTGGCAGTTACAAATTTACGGTGCAAGTGAAGGATAGTACGGGTGCAGTGGCAACGCAGCAGTTGTCGTTAACAGTGGACGCAACGCCCGCCATTACAATGTCAACACTACCTGGGGCGACAGTGGGCGCTCCGTATAAACAAACTCTCTCGATGTCCGGGGGGCTTCAACCCCTTGTTTGGAAGTTGGTACAAGGGAGTCTTCCGCAAGGATTGACGTTGTCGCAGAATGGCACGTTAAGCGGGACGCCCGCATCTGTTGGGGTTTCGCAATTTACAATTGTGGTTACGGATGCCAATGGAGCGACAGGTACACACGAGTTCAAGTTCACTACCCATGCAGTCCCAAGTATTTCGATAAAGAACGTACCTGGCGCCACGATGGGTGGCACATACCATGGCGTATTACCCGTGAATAACGGGACAGGCCCTTTCACATGGATTTTGAGCCACGGTCAATTACCAAGTGGTTTGACCCTTCATCATGACGGTACTATCACCGGTTCACCTGTCAACATAGGGTTGAGTCAGTTTTTAATTCAAGTTACGGATGCCAACGGAGTACAGGCCAATAAACAAGTCTCGATGCAAGTGAATCCTACACTGTTGATTACGACGAAAACCTTACCGATGGTTCTTCAAGGCAAAACATATCAAGAGTCGATACAAACCACGGGAGGAACAGACCCGATTCACTTCACTGTAGCGTCTGGGTCTTTGCCTGGAGGACTAACACTCAACCCTGATGGAAGTATCACAGGCACCGCTGCTTCAACCGGTATGTCGCAGTTTACGATAACTGCAACGGACGCAAATGGTGTAACCGCTGCGCAGGCATATACCCTATATGTCATCCCGGCAGCACCTACGGAGACGCTGAAAAAGATTGATGGTCAAAATATTGTGGGCTCTCAAGGAACGACTTTGAAAGCTGTTCAAGGACAGAGCACAGCAGTTCTACAGGTTCCAAACGGCGCTTACACCATGCCGATTCAAATGAACTTGACGACTGGTAGTGTGCCTTCAAACTTATTGGGAAGCAGCAGCAATTTCGTAGCTGCATTCGGCGTCAACTTCAATAGAAATTACGTGCCGAAGAAGCCCGTAGTGCTGACTATTTACAATCCGAACATTACTACGAATTCAACAATCTACAAGATTTCAAACGGGAAGCTTGTTCCAGTACACGCAGTCCTGTCGCCGGGAAAAGCAGTGATTAGCTTCACTTCCGATCCCGATTTCGTAGTCGCAAATCAGACCACCCCCAATGCAGTCACAGCTCATACAGTTGTGCCGAAAGCCACATCACCGGTTACAGGAAAACCGTTTCTGTGGAACTACATTTTTGGCTCAGCCCTGTTAGCTGCTGGAGGCGGAATGCTCGTCATTTATAGAAAGAAAAAGAAGTATTAA